One part of the Vicia villosa cultivar HV-30 ecotype Madison, WI linkage group LG6, Vvil1.0, whole genome shotgun sequence genome encodes these proteins:
- the LOC131613993 gene encoding uncharacterized protein LOC131613993, giving the protein MSRPVERIAEINDGKELWKIVVRIHHRWKVVSNNKEHFEMIFVDKFGDDIHAVVPAPHVSVFTEKCLLGHTYVVSNFKVVPYVLAFRASGHKYMIKFTAGTSVLDEDKHEIPPKSILFTSFSDIITGRFDKHVLIHVVGMVDSIGYAQTESGAKKQQISMMLRDHSNNMLNCTLWESYADQFIKFNKVKVAASLPTVVLLQYAKVKEEGKYPLSVTNTYNVTLLCVDADFPVMKDFIDRMPEESRVTLSEQLGGNSQYSSQSSENQQLTPVQKLFSKAVVLPIAEIIQLTDVTFCATVATTKLLVASPFGWYYRACHMCQSIARGDSPPFECEAGHETMAEVLRYKIEIEVTHGGQSCNFVLWNRECEMLLGLSASQLRNTMIQAGITDPLDFPLALDQLLKLEMAMKVKWHPRWKNCSVVMIIKNDPIIQQLKEKWGTDEVSSNELTFVL; this is encoded by the exons ATGTCAAGGCCTGTTGAGAGAATAGCAGAGATCAATGATGGAAAAGAGCTTTGGAAGATTGTTGTTAGGATTCACCACAGATGGAAAGTTGTCTCCAACAACAAGGAACATTTTGAAATGATCTTTGTTGACAAATTT GGAGATGATATTCATGCTGTTGTTCCAGCACCGCATGTGTCGGTGTTCACCGAAAAATGCTTATTAGGGCATACTTATGTTGTATCTAATTTTAAGGTGGTGCCTTATGTTCTGGCCTTCAGGGCATCGGGACACAAATATATGATAAAGTTTACTGCTGGAACGTCTGTTCTTGATGAAGACAAACATGAGATACCCCCGAAATCGATTTTATTTACAAGTTTTTCCGACATCATAACAGGGAGGTTTGACAAACATGTTCTGATTC ATGTCGTTGGAATGGTGGATAGTATTGGTTATGCACAGACTGAGTCAGGTGCAAAGAAGCAGCAAATTAGCATGATGTTGCGTGATCAcag CAACAACATGTTGAACTGTACTCTGTGGGAATCATACGCGGATCAGTTCATCAAGTTTAACAAAGTTAAGGTTGCTGCATCACTCCCTACAGTTGTGTTGCTTCAGTATGCCAAAGTGAAGGAAGAAG GAAAGTATCCTCTGTCTGTGACAAACACCTACAATGTGACCCTTTTATGTGTTGATGCTGATTTTCCGGTCATGAAAGACTTTATTGATAG AATGCCTGAGGAGAGCAGGGTAACCCTGTCTGAACAACTTGGAGGGAATTCCCAATATTCCTCCCAAAGTTCTGAAAATCAACAGCTCACTCCTGTGCAAAAATTGTTCTCAAAGGCTGTTGTTTTGCCTATTGCTGAGATTATTCAACTTACGGAT GTTACATTTTGTGCTACTGTCGCTACAACAAAATTATTAGTAGCATCTCCGTTTGGATGGTACTATCGTGCCTGTCATATGTGTCAATCTATAGCGCGTGGGGACAGCCCCCCCTTTGAGTGTGAAGCTGGTCATGAAACCATGGCTGAAGTCCTTAG GTATAAGATTGAAATTGAGGTTACTCACGGGGGCCAAAGCTGCAATTTTGTCTTATGGAACAGAGAATGTGAAATGCTGTTGGGTTTATCTGCATCGCAACTTCGTAACACTATGATTCAG GCTGGAATTACTGATCCATTGGACTTTCCGTTAGCACTTGATCAGTTGTTGAAGTTGGAAATGGCTATGAAGGTTAAGTGGCATCCACGCTGGAAGAACTGTTCTGTCGTTATGATTATAAAAAATGATCCTATTATCCAGCAACTTAAGGAAAAATGGGGAACAGATGAGGTCAGCTCTAATGAACTGACATTTGTTTTATAA